In Macaca nemestrina isolate mMacNem1 chromosome 9, mMacNem.hap1, whole genome shotgun sequence, a single genomic region encodes these proteins:
- the LOC105478320 gene encoding calcium homeostasis modulator protein 3 isoform X1, translated as MDKFRMLFQHFQSSSESVMNGICLLLAVVTVKLYSSFDFNCPCLARYNALYGLGLLLAPPLALFLCGLLANRQSVVMVEEWRRPAGHRRKDPGIIRYMCSSVLQRALAAPLVWILLALLDGKCFVCAFSNSVDPEKFLDFANMTPSQVQFFLAKVPCKEDELVRNSPARKAVSRYLRCLSQAIGWSVTLLLIIAAFLARCLRPCFDQTGFLQRRYWSNYVDLEQKLFDETCCEHARDFAHRCVLHFFASMQSELQARGLHRDNACRSPEPPAVPEPPEVLDSGSEKAHLRAISSREQMDHLLSTWYSRKPPLDLAASPGLCGGGLSHRAPTFALGTRLSQHTDV; from the exons atgGATAAATTCCGCATGCTCTTCCAGCACTTCCAGTCAAGCTCAGAGTCAGTGATGAATGGCATCTGCCTGCTGCTGGCTGTGGTCACCGTCAAGCTGTACTCCTCCTTTGACTTCAACTGTCCCTGCCTGGCGCGCTACAATGCACTCTACGGCCTGGGTCTGCTGCTCGCGCCCCCGCTCGCCCTGTTTCTCTGCGGCCTCCTCGCCAACCGGCAGTCTGTGGTGATGGTTGAGGAGTGGCGCCGGCCCGCAGGGCACCGGAGGAAGGACCCAGGCATCATCAG GTACATGTGCTCCTCTGTGCTGCAGAGGGCGCTGGCTGCCCCCCTGGTCTGGATCCTGCTGGCCCTCCTTGATGGGAAGTGCTTCGTGTGTGCCTTCAGCAACTCTGTGGACCCTGAGAAGTTTCTGGACTTTGCCAACATGACCCCCAGCCAGGTACAGTTCTTCCTGGCCAAGGTTCCCTGCAAAGAGGATGAGCTGGTCAGGAATAGCCCTGCTCGGAAGGCAGTGTCTCGCTACCTGCGGTGCCTGTCACAG GCGATCGGCTGGAGTGTCACCCTGCTGCTGATCATCGCGGCCTTTCTGGCCCGCTGCCTGAGGCCCTGCTTCGACCAGACAGGCTTCCTGCAGCGTAGATACTGGAGCAACTACGTGGACCTGGAGCAGAAGCTCTTCGACGAGACCTGCTGTGAGCATGCGCGGGACTTCGCGCACCGCTGCGTGCTGCACTTCTTTGCCAGCATGCAGAGTGAGCTGCAGGCACGGGGGCTGCACCGGGACAATGCATGCAGGAGCCCCGAGCCCCCCGCAGTGCCTGAGCCCCCAGAAGTCCTGGACAGTGGAAGCGAGAAGGCCCACCTGCGCGCAATCTCCAGCCGGGAGCAGATGGACCACCTCCTGAGCACCTGGTACTCCCGCAAGCCCCCGCTGGACCTCGCTGCATCCCCCGGGCTCTGTGGGGGTGGCCTTAGCCACCGCGCCCCTACCTTCGCACTGGGCACGAGGCTGTCCCAACACACCGACGTGTAG
- the LOC105478320 gene encoding calcium homeostasis modulator protein 3 isoform X2, giving the protein MDKFRMLFQHFQSSSESVMNGICLLLAVVTVKLYSSFDFNCPCLARYNALYGLGLLLAPPLALFLCGLLANRQSVVMVEEWRRPAGHRRKDPGIIRYMCSSVLQRALAAPLVWILLALLDGKCFVCAFSNSVDPEKFLDFANMTPSQAIGWSVTLLLIIAAFLARCLRPCFDQTGFLQRRYWSNYVDLEQKLFDETCCEHARDFAHRCVLHFFASMQSELQARGLHRDNACRSPEPPAVPEPPEVLDSGSEKAHLRAISSREQMDHLLSTWYSRKPPLDLAASPGLCGGGLSHRAPTFALGTRLSQHTDV; this is encoded by the exons atgGATAAATTCCGCATGCTCTTCCAGCACTTCCAGTCAAGCTCAGAGTCAGTGATGAATGGCATCTGCCTGCTGCTGGCTGTGGTCACCGTCAAGCTGTACTCCTCCTTTGACTTCAACTGTCCCTGCCTGGCGCGCTACAATGCACTCTACGGCCTGGGTCTGCTGCTCGCGCCCCCGCTCGCCCTGTTTCTCTGCGGCCTCCTCGCCAACCGGCAGTCTGTGGTGATGGTTGAGGAGTGGCGCCGGCCCGCAGGGCACCGGAGGAAGGACCCAGGCATCATCAG GTACATGTGCTCCTCTGTGCTGCAGAGGGCGCTGGCTGCCCCCCTGGTCTGGATCCTGCTGGCCCTCCTTGATGGGAAGTGCTTCGTGTGTGCCTTCAGCAACTCTGTGGACCCTGAGAAGTTTCTGGACTTTGCCAACATGACCCCCAGCCAG GCGATCGGCTGGAGTGTCACCCTGCTGCTGATCATCGCGGCCTTTCTGGCCCGCTGCCTGAGGCCCTGCTTCGACCAGACAGGCTTCCTGCAGCGTAGATACTGGAGCAACTACGTGGACCTGGAGCAGAAGCTCTTCGACGAGACCTGCTGTGAGCATGCGCGGGACTTCGCGCACCGCTGCGTGCTGCACTTCTTTGCCAGCATGCAGAGTGAGCTGCAGGCACGGGGGCTGCACCGGGACAATGCATGCAGGAGCCCCGAGCCCCCCGCAGTGCCTGAGCCCCCAGAAGTCCTGGACAGTGGAAGCGAGAAGGCCCACCTGCGCGCAATCTCCAGCCGGGAGCAGATGGACCACCTCCTGAGCACCTGGTACTCCCGCAAGCCCCCGCTGGACCTCGCTGCATCCCCCGGGCTCTGTGGGGGTGGCCTTAGCCACCGCGCCCCTACCTTCGCACTGGGCACGAGGCTGTCCCAACACACCGACGTGTAG